The proteins below come from a single candidate division KSB1 bacterium genomic window:
- the secE gene encoding preprotein translocase subunit SecE, producing MFKKIASFIQEVRTEMTRVSWPSREELRSSTKVIMVVSFAFIVFTFIIDNILKYLFDLFYGF from the coding sequence ATGTTTAAAAAGATTGCTTCTTTTATTCAAGAGGTAAGAACAGAGATGACTCGGGTTTCGTGGCCTTCCAGAGAGGAGTTGCGAAGTTCTACCAAGGTTATAATGGTTGTAAGTTTCGCTTTCATTGTTTTTACATTCATTATAGATAATATACTTAAATATTTGTTTGATTTATTTTATGGTTTCTAA